From Ndongobacter massiliensis:
CTCCATACACATCATCTGCCTTATCACATAACAAGTTAAATAGCTGAGAATACATAATAGATACCACAAAGTTAAAAGTATCATCTGTATCGGAGATGATAACAAAGAGTGCTGTCTTTCTATCTCCCAGTGTATCAAGCTCAAGTTCATCTTCACTCATTAGTTCTCTTAGCTCTCTTATGTCAAAAGGTGCAAGTCTTGCTCCACAAGATATTAGAATTGACTTGGCAGTTTTTCCTGTAACAACTTGTCAAGGACTTTCTAATCATTTTTATCGCCTTTTTGATGTTTTTCCATCTCCATTTCTCTAAGCATGATGCGTTTTAATTTGTCTTGCATGGTTTCCGTTGCATTTTCATTAAAGTGGACAACAACCTCATAGGTTACTTTCCCAATTTTCTTTATCGTCTTTGTTCCTGTATTCTGTTCATTTTTATTTTCTTGCATATAGTTTTCCTCCTGTTTGTTGCAATTAAAAAAGACGATAGATTTTTACTTCTACCGCCTTGCTTAAAGCTCATATAACTGTCTATTCTGTTATCTGCATATTAAATTTTCAAATTCTTATTGTTTAACATTCCACCAAACATTGTATGATACATATCCTTAGAGGATTCTTCTATCTTGGTAATACTTGATATTTTATTTCCTGCGTCCTTTGATGAAGCTCCGCAAAGATAAAAGGCTTCATTTTCTGTTCCATAGTCTATTGCAATATATCTATCGTGATATTTTTTGCCTGCAACCTTCATTTTTAAGTTGATATTTGGATAATCTCTTCTAAAATCATTTAGGATGTTTTTTGTAAGCATATCTTTATTTTTCACATTGTCGCTAAAGACTATAATTTCAACATTGTCTTTTGCAGCTCTTAATAATTCTAAGGTTTTCAAGCCTATATAGTTATCTATTACATAAATGCTTTTCTTTGCTGACTTATATATTTTTGTATAGGCAACATCCGCTTCAATCTTATCTCCATTCATCAAAAGGAAATGCTTGTAAGTGTCCGGATCGATAAAATTATCCATTACTTTTTTCAAATCTTCTTTAGTAGCCATTTGAGATTTTATTTCTGCAATATCATTTGTGTTTTGGTTGGTTTGAATAGCTATTTGGACTAATTCTTTTGAACCGATAAAATCTTGATTTTCAATAATGAAGTCTTTCATCTGCTTAAATGTTCTAATTAAGGCTCTGCTTTGCCTAATCGCAAGTTCTCCCCTTAATACAGTCATAAGCATATAAATACCTTGTTCCGTAAAGGCATTTGGTAGGTACCTTGAGCCGCCCCAACTTGAGGTGAAATTTTTGCACCTCAAGTTTTCAAACTCATTCTCGGTCAATTGAAACATAAAATCTTCGCCTTCAAACTTTTCAATATTATTTTTTACCTGTCTATTAAAGTTTTTAGTTTCATAACCATATATTTCAGCTAAATCTGCATCAAGCATTACTTTTTGTCCACGAATGAAATATATTTTTTCTTGTATAGTTTTATCATCTACAATAACTATCTCTTTATTTTCATCTGCCATGAAATGCACCTCCAAAATTATCTAAATATCTTTTCCAATCCGCCACGCACTGCGTAGCTTTTTGAAATAAGTCTCATATCTTTTTATATTTTTCTACTCCACCTTCAGCTTTTCCGATGTGTTCTACATTTTTCACAAGTCCCTTATTTACATTTTCATAAAACCATCTGCCAATCAAAGCCGGCGGTGTTGCTATTAACTCTCGTAAAACAAATTCTTTGTCTTTCGGCAAAAAGCTTATTTTATTTAGTAAGGTATTATATAAGTCAACATAACTTGTATTTTCTTGTAAACTGCTACACTTGCAATATTCACTAATACTTGGGTAATTACCCTCTATAACTTTTTTAGTTAAAATTTTCAGTTCTTCATCGTTTACTGTAAATTGAATTCGCATTTATATATCCTCTCTTTATAACTGAGTTTATTATCATATCACTGTCATTTTATCATAAATACGATGATTTTTCCATACTGCAATTTTAAGCCCTCACATGATGTTTTCGCACTTAGCTATATTCTGATACCTCTTTTACCATTAACGCTCTAAAAAAGCCTCTCCACCGTCTTATATGAGATTATAAATGTTCTCCCTTGTCATAATCTTCAAGGGTATATACTGTTGATTTACTGCACTCCTTTAATTTCCCTTTATCTTGTTCATACCAATGAATTAAGGTCGCATAATGGTCTTTGTAGTTTCTTCCTGTGCTTTGCATATAAGCCGAAAGCTTTTCTATCATTTTCTCCCTATGACCTT
This genomic window contains:
- a CDS encoding transposon-encoded TnpW family protein, producing the protein MQENKNEQNTGTKTIKKIGKVTYEVVVHFNENATETMQDKLKRIMLREMEMEKHQKGDKND
- a CDS encoding ORF6N domain-containing protein, with product MADENKEIVIVDDKTIQEKIYFIRGQKVMLDADLAEIYGYETKNFNRQVKNNIEKFEGEDFMFQLTENEFENLRCKNFTSSWGGSRYLPNAFTEQGIYMLMTVLRGELAIRQSRALIRTFKQMKDFIIENQDFIGSKELVQIAIQTNQNTNDIAEIKSQMATKEDLKKVMDNFIDPDTYKHFLLMNGDKIEADVAYTKIYKSAKKSIYVIDNYIGLKTLELLRAAKDNVEIIVFSDNVKNKDMLTKNILNDFRRDYPNINLKMKVAGKKYHDRYIAIDYGTENEAFYLCGASSKDAGNKISSITKIEESSKDMYHTMFGGMLNNKNLKI